The nucleotide window tgaatttGTCATTTTTCTGTCACAAATGACTGACAATTTTAGTATGTGAAATACTAACAGTAAAGAATAAATCCTTACACAACCTGTTTCTGATTTAACGATaaaatttttatgttcttttaatcgttaatcgaatgaattttaaaaattcaaacggAGTAGAAAACCAGAAAGGTTTTgaatctccagaaacctcaaatacaaaaactgttaaatttcttaagcttgttatTTCCTGTATTAAGGTTAGCAAAATAGAAACAGAAAAATAGATGAAACAGATAGAAATAATAATCCGAGTCCACAAAAttcactgtgtttccttaagaaatttaatcctctcaagtacccgaggttgcagattaattcctcccaagataaaacagattaacctattagagaagtagcggtacctcaaacttcaataatttcagtGAACGCAAGAACAGTAACGAGAACACACATAGACTCAGGCGATCGACAAtttgtttatgtaagaaaatgtatgcagagaggaaacATTTTCAGtcaatgaaaaatgaaaaagacctcttatttatagccatttgtAGCAAGGAATGCGTCTGTTCGGACAATGGTGTCTTTCCAGAACGTTGTGTCttttttgggaaaagtaacgccTTTTCAGAAGGAACAAGTCCCTTCAGAACGTTTTTACCGTTAcacgtgaatttcaaataaattccgTTATGcgaaattaattatgttaattaactaacattctataagagaaaggaaatcaattaatgagattgattaaataaattttgtccaaaaaatattatcaataaaatcatttgcCTAATCcgaagccgagcgagcgacgatgACTGcgcgagggggcaccttctttttaaccctttaagaactaaatgaaatgtttcctaatataaggacaacaattttcttttcttctaccaatatgggagaaatgacttttcatttgcaatttgcaatgacttttcattttccctccaaaattggttcccccacatttccattttctcttcttatttcccattcacaccttgctaaaaccAACAGTCACAGTAAATACAACACCAAGCTTCCAATTGGATAAGTTAAAACACtatattaatttcatacatgaataatttatttcttatccAGCTATCgtgaataatttatttcttatccAGCTACCAGACGATTCAATTTTAAGTCTAGTAATTAAAACGAGAAAAATGAACTACATGtctttcataaatatatatatattctcactTGATTATGATTACTTTATTTATATTCTCGCTCAACCCAACCAGTCCGTGTTCACATTATTATCATTGCTACATCAACAACGAATATATACATGTGTCacttatacatatttttctcatttgatTACGGTTAACTAATTTATATTCTCACTTCAATTTAATACTTTAGTAAATTAGTACGGTTTCGTGTCAAACAATATTATGGGAAAACAATTTCACTAGCAACACATTTACTTTAAAAGTGTAATGTGATGTTTCCATAGAAAATTGCATGTTCATATCATAAACATCTTCTAGTTATATTTAGTAGGGTTTCTTAAATTGAACATTTTTATAGTTGTATGTTGTGCTTTGTATTGACAATCATTTAGCAAGAGCAGAACATACAACACACCCTGCATCTAAAATAATTTGTTGTAACCGAATCTTCGGATCTATCCTTATTTTCAACTCCTGGAAGCATTTCATTGATCACTACGCCTTCCTTGTCTTTGTTTTTGCTGGCGAGCATAAGTTTTTATAAGCACGTTTTGACTCAATCAGTTTACACCATATATGACGATGGATTATGCTTTGAGGAACAACAATGAGTAGTAGCTCAATACAAACAGAAAAGACTCTTTTTTGGAGGGGGACTGATATTGTTTTTGGAGGGTTCTTTACTTGTAACAAAAGGATTCTTCATGTGTGGATATCCCTCTTTCACCTCTAAAGTTACTTTCATATTGTTTGACCATCAAGCATTACCTAAACACTAGGTGATGATATAACTTTTTGTTTCCCACCCAGTGTCTGGTACCTGCATTGGAGCTTGACTATTTCGAAATTCGCGCTGTGTAGGGCTCCATCCGGAGAGAAGCACTCCTTACCAAGGATTTTTCCATACTCATGGCTCGAATCcaagacctctggttaaggttAAGAGAGTAGCAGGTTCATCTACTACACCCCATCCTTTGGTGGTACTTTCTCTAACTTTTTAATACTTCTTTCTATGGCCGGCTTTAGATAATCATCCCTTAGcacttaaaaaaagaaactgGCAATTGTATatggttatatatatatgtagagcTTAAAAGCAAAAATTCCCTTGGCTCACCAAAACAGTCTAGGGTCCAGAAATAAGCAAAATTTTTGGTGGTGGggacttcttttctttttttccactTAGCTATAGATGATTATGACTTGTTAAAGTTAACCAAGAAGCAAAAACTCTCCCTTGAAAAGGAGATTCTTTTCCTGTCCCACAACTTCATGCCTTTTAAATATTCCTTTCCATGCACAAAATGATGCCATCCATATATTGATTCCCTCCATTCTCAACATTTAATCTCTCTATACATTCATCTCTCTTTCTTCCCCTCTTTTTCCAGAAATGGCACAACAGATGGAGGTAAGCCTTGCTTCTACTTCCATATCGACAAGTCTTTGGAGAAATCGAACATCATATTCATGTGGAgcatattgtttttttaattatgtttatgctttttcATGCAGAAACCTAGAGTCACAGAGATACAGGTGAGAATGGACTGCAATGGTTGTGTGCAAAAGATCAAGAAGGCTCTACATAGCGTCCATGGTGAGTAAGTGATGCATAAAGTACTAATTCAGTGCTAATTCTTTCTTGATCTCCTCTTGAACATGTTATGATAGTCTATGCGTATTTCTACAGGTATTCATGATCTTTATATAGATTTTCCTCAGCAAAAGATTACTATAGTAGGATCGGCAGATCCTGAGAAAATAGTGAAGGCGATTAAGAAGACAAGAAAGAGTGCCATTGTTTGTTCCCACATAGAACAAGCAGACCCTCCAACAGAGCCAGAGGAAGCTGAACCAGCTGAGAGTGAAGCACCCACCCCTGAATCCAGCAATCCTCCAACAGAAGCTCCACCAGCTGAAGAGCCACCCCACGAACCGCCAAAAGATCCACCAACACAAGAAAATCAACCAGCAGAGGAGAAACAAACACATGAGGTTGCTGACAACGCCAAAACCCAATCAGGCCAACCCTCTAAACCAAGAGATGTTGAAGAGGTTCATGTAATTTACCACTATCCACCAGACTATGGTTACAGATACAACTTTAGCCAGGGAATGAGTAGTCCTGAGCCACCTAGGGATCACGGATACCGATACAACTATGGTCAGAATGTGATCCATGAGCCACCCCGGGACCATCGTTTCAGCAGATACAACTATGGTCAGAGTATGAGCCAAGAGGCACCCAGGGACCATGCCTACAACAGATACAACTATGGCCAGAGCATGAGCTATGAGCCTCCTAGGGACCATAGTTACAGATATCACTATGGCCAGAG belongs to Solanum stenotomum isolate F172 chromosome 1, ASM1918654v1, whole genome shotgun sequence and includes:
- the LOC125853807 gene encoding early nodulin-75-like isoform X3; the protein is MAQQMEKPRVTEIQVRMDCNGCVQKIKKALHSVHGIHDLYIDFPQQKITIVGSADPEKIVKAIKKTRKSAIVCSHIEQADPPTEPEEAEPAESEAPTPESSNPPTEAPPAEEPPHEPPKDPPTQENQPAEEKQTHEVADNAKTQSGQPSKPRDVEEVHVIYHYPPDYGYRYNFSQGMSSPEPPRDHGYRYNYGQNVIHEPPRDHRFSRYNYGQSMSQEAPRDHAYNRYNYGQSMSYEPPRDHSYRYHYGQSMIHEPPQGDSGFRNNHTRPIGPEFRPEVPPPGQPPVYATHSYNSYQPSPYVTGYEYIRSPPRYTQYTRPEHYSEDYHYGNNSNGTISSVFSDENPNACTIA
- the LOC125853807 gene encoding early nodulin-75-like isoform X2, which encodes MVVCKRSRRLYIASMVSIHDLYIDFPQQKITIVGSADPEKIVKAIKKTRKSAIVCSHIEQADPPTEPEEAEPAESEAPTPESSNPPTEAPPAEEPPHEPPKDPPTQENQPAEEKQTHEVADNAKTQSGQPSKPRDVEEVHVIYHYPPDYGYRYNFSQGMSSPEPPRDHGYRYNYGQNVIHEPPRDHRFSRYNYGQSMSQEAPRDHAYNRYNYGQSMSYEPPRDHSYRYHYGQSMIHEPPQGDSGFRNNHTRPIGPEFRPEMPPPGQPQGDSGFRNNHTRPIGPEFRPEVPPPGQPPVYATHSYNSYQPSPYVTGYEYIRSPPRYTQYTRPEHYSEDYHYGNNSNGTISSVFSDENPNACTIA
- the LOC125853807 gene encoding early nodulin-75-like isoform X1, translated to MAQQMEKPRVTEIQVRMDCNGCVQKIKKALHSVHGIHDLYIDFPQQKITIVGSADPEKIVKAIKKTRKSAIVCSHIEQADPPTEPEEAEPAESEAPTPESSNPPTEAPPAEEPPHEPPKDPPTQENQPAEEKQTHEVADNAKTQSGQPSKPRDVEEVHVIYHYPPDYGYRYNFSQGMSSPEPPRDHGYRYNYGQNVIHEPPRDHRFSRYNYGQSMSQEAPRDHAYNRYNYGQSMSYEPPRDHSYRYHYGQSMIHEPPQGDSGFRNNHTRPIGPEFRPEMPPPGQPQGDSGFRNNHTRPIGPEFRPEVPPPGQPPVYATHSYNSYQPSPYVTGYEYIRSPPRYTQYTRPEHYSEDYHYGNNSNGTISSVFSDENPNACTIA